A section of the Harmonia axyridis chromosome 2, icHarAxyr1.1, whole genome shotgun sequence genome encodes:
- the LOC123672211 gene encoding uncharacterized protein LOC123672211, with translation MKIIIALLAFGLVCQAIPQEEALKQWQNFQEKFGKSYRSPVEHRYRFGLFKQKLQEIEEHNKLYEQKKVSWYKGVTPFSDWTSEEFTSYINKYEYQEYDGVQQTFKSENLTEPPPSVDWRDYGAVSEVKNQGLCGSCWSFSTAGALEGAAKLFKGMTVSLSEQNLVDCVTKDYHCNGCNGGILVGAYQYVRYHGITTEENYPYTGVEGVCKGTNPVLFATGFVRVETEADLLKAVGSIGPVSVSITATQNLQDYSGGVLEDNLCHGMIPNHGVLVIGYGSENGKDFWIIKNSWGPNWGEGGYWKMIRGKNSCSVGYFGSYPLKMKFALCFLAVIIGCQAISDGEALSKWQNYQEEFGKSYRSLVEHRHRFALFKQKLQEIEEHNKLYAEGKVTWYKGVTPFSDWTSEEFNNYINKYKYEEFVGEEQIFKSENLSAPLSMDWRQRGAVSEVKNQGTCGSCWTFSSTGALEGAARMKTGAVLSLSEQNLLDCSRESYNNFGCSGGNVIGAFQYVQENGITTEDNYPYTGVQGPCKASSPVMKATGFVRVPQNENDLLNAVGSIGPVSIAIVSTQNLQDYSGGIMNDSTCAGQNINHGVLAVGYGSANGVDYWIIKNSWGPKWGEQGYWRMIRGVNSCGITLQARYPLVL, from the exons ATGAAGATCATTATTGCCCTGCTAGCTTTTGGCCTTGTCTGCCAAGCCATTCCTCAGGAAGAAGCTCTCAAACAATGGCAGAATTTTCAG GAAAAGTTTGGTAAATCCTACAGATCTCCAGTAGAACATCGTTACCGTTTCGGTTTGTTCAAGCAGAAACTTCAGGAAATCGAAGAACACAACAAATtgtatgaacaaaaaaaagtgagTTGGTACAAGGGTGTCACACCTTTTTCTGATTGGACTAGTGAGGAATTTACCAGCTACATTAATAAATACGAATATCAAGAGTATGACGGAGTCCAACAAACTTTCAAGAGTGAAAACCTCACCGAACCACCTCCTAGTGTAGATTGGAGAGATTATGGAGCTGTTAGCGAAGTAAAGAACCAAGGCCTCTGTGGATCATGTTGGTCCTTCAGCACA GCTGGAGCATTGGAAGGTGCGGCCAAGCTGTTCAAAGGTATGACTGTATCTTTGAGTGAACAGAATCTGGTGGACTGCGTAACCAAAGATTATCATTGCAACGGTTGCAATGGTGGCATTCTTGTTGGAGCTTACCAATATGTGCGATATCATGGAATTACCACTGAGGAAAACTACCCCTATACTGGAGTAGAAGGTGTTTGCAAAGGTACTAACCCTGTACTTTTTGCTACTGGCTTCGTTAGGGTAGAAACAGAAGCTGATCTCCTAAAAGCTGTAGGTTCCATTGGACCTGTTTCTGTTTCCATAACTGCTACGCAAAACTTGCAGGATTACAGTGGTGGTGTCTTAGAGGATAATTTATGCCATGGTATGATACCTAACCATGGGGTTCTGGTTATTGGTTACGGTTCAGAGAACGGTAAAGATTTCTGGATAATTAAGAATTCTTGGGGTCCAAACTGGGGAGAAGGAGGATACTGGAAAATGATTCGTGGAAAGAACTCTTGCAGTGTTGGATACTTTGGAAGCTACCCACTC aaaatgaaattcgcACTGTGCTTTTTAGCTGTAATTATTGGCTGTCAAGCCATTTCTGATGGGGAAGCACTCAGTAAATGGCAGAACTATCAG GAAGAATTCGGCAAATCCTATAGGTCTTTGGTTGAACACCGTCATCGTTTCGCTTTATTCAAACAGAAACTTCAGGAAATCGAAGAACACAACAAACTGTATGCTGAAGGGAAAGTAACTTGGTACAAAGGTGTTACACCTTTCTCTGACTGGACCAGTGAAGAATTCAACAACTACATTAACAAATACAAATATGAAGAATTTGTTGGAGAAGAACAGATCTTCAAAAGTGAAAATCTAAGTGCTCCACTTAGTATGGACTGGAGGCAAAGAGGAGCTGTCAGCGAAGTTAAAAATCAAGGAACATGTGGATCTTGCTGGACCTTCAGTTCT ACTGGAGCTCTGGAAGGAGCAGCTAGAATGAAGACAGGCGCAGTATTGTCCTTGAGTGAGCAAAATTTGTTGGACTGTTCTAGAGAATCATACAATAATTTCGGCTGCAGTGGTGGTAATGTTATTGGAGCTTTCCAATATGTCCAAGAGAACGGAATTACCACAGAAGACAACTACCCCTATACTGGAGTTCAAGGGCCTTGTAAAGCATCGTCACCAGTAATGAAGGCCACTGGATTCGTGAGGGTacctcaaaatgaaaatgacctcCTCAACGCAGTTGGAAGTATTGGACCAGTATCAATCGCCATAGTTTCTACTCAAAACTTGCAAGATTACAGTGGAGGCATCATGAACGATTCGACATGTGCTGGTCAAAATATCAACCACGGTGTATTAGCTGTTGGTTATGGCTCAGCAAACGGCGTAGATTACTGGATTATAAAGAATTCTTGGGGTCCAAAATGGGGAGAACAAGGTTATTGGAGAATGATCCGTGGAGTTAATTCATGCGGTATTACTCTTCAAGCAAGATACCCTCTAGTTTTATGA
- the LOC123672078 gene encoding procathepsin L-like: MKFALCFLAVIIGCQAISDEEALSKWQNYQEEFGKSYRSLVEHRHRFALFKQKLQEIEEHNKLYAEGKVTWYKGVTPFSDWTSEEFNNYINKYKYEEFVGEEQIFKSENLSAPLSMDWRQRGAVSEVKNQGTCGSCWTFSSTGALEGAARMKTGAVLSLSEQNLLDCSRESYNNFGCSGGNVIGAFQYVQENGITTEDNYPYTGVQGPCKASSPVMKATGFVRVPQNENDLLNAVGSIGPVSIAIVSTQNLQDYSGGILNDSTCAGQNINHGVLAVGYGSANGVDYWIIKNSWGPKWGEQGYWRMIRGVNSCGITLQARYPLV; this comes from the exons atgaaattcgcACTGTGCTTTTTAGCTGTAATTATTGGCTGTCAAGCCATTTCTGATGAGGAAGCACTCAGTAAATGGCAGAACTATCAG GAAGAATTTGGCAAATCCTATAGGTCTTTGGTTGAACACCGTCATCGTTTCGCTTTATTCAAACAGAAACTTCAGGAAATCGAAGAACATAACAAACTGTATGCTGAAGGGAAAGTAACTTGGTACAAAGGTGTTACACCTTTCTCTGACTGGACCAGTGAAGAATTCAACAACTACATTAACAAATACAAATATGAAGAATTTGTTGGAGAAGAACAGATCTTCAAAAGTGAAAATCTAAGTGCTCCACTTAGTATGGACTGGAGGCAAAGAGGAGCTGTCAGCGAAGTTAAAAATCAAGGAACATGTGGATCTTGCTGGACCTTCAGTTCT ACTGGAGCTCTGGAAGGAGCAGCTAGAATGAAGACAGGCGCAGTATTGTCCTTGAGTGAGCAAAATTTGTTGGACTGTTCTAGAGAATCATACAATAATTTCGGCTGCAGTGGTGGTAATGTTATTGGAGCTTTCCAATATGTCCAAGAGAACGGAATTACCACAGAAGACAACTACCCCTATACTGGAGTTCAAGGGCCTTGTAAAGCATCGTCACCAGTAATGAAGGCCACTGGATTCGTGAGGGTacctcaaaatgaaaatgacctcCTCAACGCAGTTGGAAGTATTGGACCAGTATCAATCGCCATAGTTTCTACTCAAAACTTGCAAGATTACAGTGGAGGCATCTTGAACGATTCGACATGTGCTGGTCAAAATATCAACCACGGTGTATTAGCTGTTGGTTATGGTTCAGCAAACGGCGTAGATTACTGGATCATAAAGAATTCTTGGGGTCCAAAATGGGGAGAACAAGGTTATTGGAGAATGATCCGTGGAGTTAATTCATGCGGTATTACTCTTCAAGCAAGATACCCTCTTGTTTGA
- the LOC123672079 gene encoding procathepsin L-like codes for MRFAICLLAIIIGCGAISEEEARNQWQNYQEEFGKSYRSLVEHRHRFALFKQKLQEIEEHNKLYAEGRVTWFKGITPFSDWTREEFNNYINKNKYKDIFGEEQIFKNENLTAPASIDWRSKGAVSEVKNQGECGSCWTFSSTGALEGAAQIKTGVLTSLSEQNLMDCATEEYNGFGCDGGTSIGAFQYAQDNGIASEASYPYTGSQGSCKSFKPVVHATGFVRVPQSEKELLNAVGTAGPVSASIVATDNLQDYKGGILNDPTCDGQNVNHGVLVVGYDSENGKDYWIIKNSWGPKWGEDGYWRMIRGVVSCSITKQARYPLV; via the exons ATGAGGTTCGCCATTTGCCTATTAGCTATCATCATTGGTTGTGGAGCTATTTCTGAGGAAGAAGCTCGCAACCAGTGGCAAAACTATCAG GAAGAATTTGGAAAATCCTACAGATCTCTAGTCGAACACCGCCATCGTTTCGCTTTGTTCAagcaaaaacttcaagaaatcgAAGAACACAACAAACTGTATGCTGAAGGAAGAGTAACATGGTTCAAAGGTATTACACCTTTCTCTGACTGGACCCGTGAAGAATTCAACAACtacatcaataaaaacaaatataaagatATCTTTGGAGaagaacaaattttcaaaaatgaaaatctaaCAGCTCCTGCTAGTATTGACTGGAGATCAAAAGGAGCTGTCAGTGAAGTGAAAAATCAAGGGGAATGCGGATCATGTTGGACCTTCAGTTCT ACAGGAGCTTTGGAAGGTGCAGCTCAAATCAAAACAGGTGTACTCACTTCTTTGAGTGAACAAAATTTAATGGACTGTGCCACTGAAGAATACAATGGATTTGGTTGTGATGGAGGTACTTCCATTGGAGCTTTCCAATACGCTCAAGATAACGGCATCGCCTCAGAAGCAAGCTACCCTTACACTGGATCTCAAGGTTCTTGCAAATCCTTCAAACCAGTCGTTCACGCCACTGGTTTTGTGAGAGTGCCTCAATCTGAAAAAGAGCTCCTCAATGCCGTTGGCACTGCTGGACCAGTATCAGCTTCTATAGTTGCCACTGATAATTTACAAGATTATAAGGGAGGTATCTTGAACGATCCTACCTGTGATGGTCAAAATGTCAACCACGGTGTTCTGGTTGTCGGTTATGATTCAGAAAACGGTAAAGACTATTGGATAATCAAGAATTCTTGGGGCCCAAAATGGGGAGAAGATGGATATTGGCGGATGATTCGTGGAGTTGTTTCATGTAGTATAACTAAACAGGCAAGATACCCTTtggtttga